In Argiope bruennichi chromosome X1, qqArgBrue1.1, whole genome shotgun sequence, the genomic stretch ttctttgctgTAGTTAGAGATATTCAGTTATTAATTGGTTAATGTGACTTTATTTGTCAATTATATGTTGAATAAAtgtgtttgaaatttgattaattactctgaacatacattttatttttaaacctgtttcTTATAATATTGTATTGATTGTCATAGTTTTggattatatatttaagttatgcATTAATGcatgtttgatatttaatttatatgtactggatttatatttatggaaattctGCAAGAAATAGCTCTTTTttattctctgattttttttaacaaaaaaataaaatcttatatgtTAAAGAGTGATTTGATTGATTGAATGGATATAGAGTATTTTTCATTAGAAAGGAAGTGTAAtttatatggcatttttttttttttttttttatgtttcaagaatttattatgcatatttgcattattaaaatagaaaactaataaagaaaaatgttaaattttatttttcattgtcatCTAGCCAATAATTATAAaccttcaaaattattattaatttttactgccttatatatgtatattatagaaattgaattagaaatattttgttattatttaattcaaaataaaaaaaaatctcatgaaatATAAGGGATTTATTAGcttcatgtttttattaatatctgtttttgaaatagaaaagcattatagtaatttttgatattcattataattagcagacacattgaaatatattatgaacagacatttttaaatgttttaatttaaccAGATTTCACTATAATATTTGCAGTGTTTGATTATAAAATCTATTAGTATAGAAATCACTATGTAGCTGAATATGtccttaatttttaagttaaaaacattaatttttatctccATATGttgacaattaaattataattattatgaagaaaatttgaattgtgaaatattttaatatttttgtaattacttaactaatttttaataattttgttagtctattttttaacattatgggtttatatttcttattttttcttagcATTAAATACATATATGTTTCCTAACATTATCCATATAGCTGATATAACTCATTGAAATCaagaatttatacataaaattgtaTAGGTATATCGAAGGACTTAATCAGCGTTAAATTAAAACTAGAGCAATGACAAGTAAAAAGGctcatttttgaaatcataaattacagatattttaaagtagtgggaggaatatttttatctcttttaagtTTTGTCTAGTATGTCAATATCTAGAGCGTggatttcttcataaatatagattataataatataaataaaataaatatcgattaATTATGGGAAAATCTTCCCTATACTTTCCTATTATTTTATGATTGTTCCTTTTTCATCATTAACTTTTATCTTTGTTTTGATTTGAAccattaatatcatataattactttaaatcaaTGTCTGTTTGGTCTCTGAAACaactttctgaaaatttctcttttttttccttagtatgtatttttaatgataaggaTTTATTTTCTCCCAGTCTACGTATATTCCATTGTGAGTTAATAAGCCTTGAAAgcttcatttattcttttttcttgcttttgtcatagttttgagatatattttgctttcttttgatTATAAGCTAtaaggtatttaataaaataaatttaaatatcagaattaaagaattttacttctttttggaTACTTGTTATTAAACATATCATTatactgttaaatttttaaaaatgtgtactataattataaatctacccattcttgtttttataattatgactttttaagtgaattgaatgcatttatttctcTGTTATTGAATAATAAGTTTATAAAGtggaaataaatctaaaatgttgATATATGCATGGTATTTCAACTTATTATCATCAATATGAAAATGTAGTTATTCTCTGATAGAGAGTATTGCATAACagtattcaaaagaaagaaagaatacatATAGAAATCTTACTATGATACTACATTTTATGGTTATAGGATATTAGCCTCAAATAAGCAGCATTTCAAGCTAGCATTAAGCAAAAAGTTATGGACAATTAGGACTCTGATGGGTTATTACATGACTTATGGCTGCAGAAAGAACACGAAATATCaattaatgatgttaaaataaaattatgtgctaaatatatgattatttttatgtctTAGAATTAAATTCAGAGCTGTTTAATTGGAGATAATAATGCATTCTTTAGATTTTTCCTTACTGTCTTCTTGAGTTATCATTAACTATAACTAGAAAAGTGCTTGTAAAGTATTTGAGGTACACTGTTTTGCATTCTGTTTCAAAAAGTAACAAAAtggttgtatttattttgttatttgtttaactttatataatatctcctgattttttaaaaaaatgaaaagttgcaTTGAAATTCACTCTATCATGtgttgaaaaatattgctttaaaataaattactttatatatgtatatatatatatataatgatattttaaaaactcatttcaattctataatttccaaagttttgtcataattcagcccatattaactttattctaaaatattctcttatttcctgatcccattctactttttctatttaattaattctagagaagctttgtaaaaaggGTTTTGTCAGCGATTCCTACGCTCCAAGTGAAGGAAGAAAATActgctgatctaaacaaattcgtctaaaagatccctgtgttttcctTATCGACATCGACATGTGtaagaaatctctatcagaatcttatGGTACATAAGATCAGGGATAattaatttctctctctttttattgctcttctgcttttgtgccacaCTGTGAGTGGACATACCTTGTCTGCACTGCTTGTCTAAAAATAATGCCTCCCAggatggaaataaaacaaagctaaaaattcaaagtatattCTCTGACTTTGGCCAcaactctgcttcaaaaattatgcttacatatatatatatatattgacaaatGCACTTTATTGAGATGTTATAagagattataaaattaatctctCTTATAGCAAAAAGTCCTGATGACATGAGAGTCTTCTTATttatatgttgatatttttttttttccttcaaaaatctTCCTTTTATGTTCACAGtaggattattattaattacgTACCTCTGATAACTAAAGGAAAGCAATTATATGTTTCAAACacatattaatactattaaatttaatttgattggaataataaacatatatatattatatactgtattttttcattcaatggtaaaaatttggattttaatgtaattaatgtttttattatttgtatttttttaaaactaagaatactttgaaattttttaggaAAGCAATATAGTGAAAAGTGCGATTATTCAGAAGAATGTTACTATTATGATCCTAACTCCTACTGCTCTCAACTGCCTTATAGAAGCATCTGTGAATGCCATACAGGATTTATCTATAATGAAGTTACAAGGATTTGTGAAAGtggtatgtaaaataaaaaaaatgatattttatctttcataaatacTTATTCTATGTGTCTTTCCTTAGTTTAATATTAAACTTCTTTTTGTATGTGTGTCTACAGCTCCATCATAAAGATATTAATCAATACAATTTGTTATTGAGTTctccaatttatttaatttgtttacagtaatacattttaaaataccataACAGATgcatattttcatcaataaagaatttatacaaTTCTAGTTTTGagaatatagtttaatttttaggaTCTATTATTTTcacagataaaataatattaaacagtcTGTTGAATATCCACCATATACTGTTCTTGATATACcctattttgaaagatataaataCTGGCGTATTTGTATGCAAATTTATTGCAGtgcttgtaaatatatttcatgaatttcatttcaatgaatttcacAGAACcgtaaaaataatgattttaataataacattaactaaactaaattttataacaatgtttagttttattgatataaaactgaatgctaaaaatatgttttgtttttctctcatatattttaatttaactttttaggaTTTTAATTGAGAATCAAACTTTGAAACCAAATACTTTTCCTTCTTATTTTGATATGCTCACTTATtactacttattttttaaaaataactattatatcctattgataataatttttatgctaagTTTAACATAGGAAGAGtgataaaaaatttgcttttgaatattCTGTGCAAATATTtagatgatattaaatattgaataaaatatgagcTTAATATTAtagtagatttttattttagtggtcTGCAGATTtgacatttgtatttatttagctttttactTTTAATACGATTTCCCTATTTCAATTTACTGATAAATATAGaagatttttacaaaatactagtaaaaaattatatcattttttttttttctttctcttcataataaattttattccaaaaggtTTGTTGGCACATTGAGCATTACCTCccattaatatacttttaaagttttttttaagcaatCATTATATTAGTATAGTGCCAAATATgccatttataatgaaattattgatgtAGTAGAGAACAATTATCATCTTgtaatgaattatcatttttaaatttcattttcagtggGAAAAGAACCACCCAAAACTTCTAATCTAGTGTTTCCTACTGCAATTGGAGGAACTCTTGCGTTTGCtagcataattttcttttgtttagtcGCATGGCAGGTTTGTAAGAGGTAAGTTGAtttctagatatatttttattattttgcttattgtTAGATATTGTTATTGATTTTCTCTAAAGGTATGTATTTGTCTCTGTTTATCTGCCTTTTTGacaaatttgttacaaataatgAGTTTTCCCCCCCTTTAAAAATACCCATCTTTGCTCATCTTTTATTCTATACAGATAGTGTGTCAGTAATGTTTgtatatgtttcattattttaagaaatttcttggtccttattttatgaatgttttatgcAATAACCTTCCCAAATGAATTATCAGTGAatgatttgatttcattgattACACAATTGGCTTTATAGCAttatggtaaaaattttaaattagattttcttaAGTCAATTTAATAAAACGGATAAAGTTATATATGCAACTTTTGACCTCAATAAATCTGCTTTGTTTAAAATACTAGCCTTATTTTGAATCATGATTAATTTTTGGTGAAATTTTGGTTTATATCTGATGGTTGAAAATTGTTGCTATTATTTCTATGAGTGTTAAGTTGTCCCTcacatatttctaataaatttgcatatttgtttATGTGTATCCAATTTGTCTTTTTCAGCTCATGGTTAAATCTTCTccttattttgctttaaatttcaaatatctttactGCAAATCCTTATGCTATAATGTTAAATTGATAACAGGCATTAAAAACGTTTAAtgtctgtaataaaaaaagactttaatcCTGGCACTAATATAACATgtctaataatatttacatagCATGAGGATAGATCTTCATGAGAGCTGAGCAAAATGTAACGTTAAAATTTTGCCTAATTCTTCATGCAAGCTGTAAAATACAGTAAAACATGTCTGTGTTTAAACAGACAAGTAAGGGAAGCAGCACTTTCGAGACTTGAGATGATATTGGTTGAAGTGTGATATTTCTGAAACGAAATTAAAGGTAACCGAAATAGCATagtcagctttttaaaaaaaagtcaaatctgctatctaataaataagaatttgaaattgataaatttatttttgaacatatatttGATGTTGAGACATCAGAATTAAGCCATAAATAAACCACGATGTTGTCAATGGCTGTGTTATAATAAATGATTGTtagtaaatatatgataaattattttgaagctaaatccAGTAATTAAGTCCTCTATTTTTTACAATCACACTGATAATTTTCAACCCTTTCTATTAAGAGCTTGATTCTTCATAGTAACCAAATTGATattgtaattacaaaaagaaaacttttcattgTAGAACATTCATTTgtagattggaaaaaaaaatccattgtacATGCTGATTTCAGATATATATTGCCATTTATCACATTCCTTTTAtcctatttttttgctttatatggTAATGGCATAAAAATTATCATAGTTTGTTTTAGGAAcattcttttgtattttgaagttaaaatttctgagaaagttaattcgattaaataattgtttgaaattgaCACTCAGAAATAACTTCACTTCAGATTTTTTAGGCTCATATGTTGTGAGTTAAAATAGCTTTGCAGATATGgtttcatatttcattataaaaatatgattaagtaATTTGAGTAGTGCTaagtaaatcttaatttttagctGTATCTTATGAATATTTAAGGACATATCTTTAGATTTTCACTAAGCTTTCAAAATAAAGGATTAAGTGTTATTCTATTTTATGTTCATAGAGTTTggtatcttaaaaaaatggaaagtaatGTATTTTAGTTGAGCCTTCAAAATTGCATCAGGTTTGAATactttattaacttttgaaattttattggcCCAAAATCGATTACATCTCATCTAATTGtctgaaaaatgtataataattttgatttacataTAGAAGAttcattgcattttcattttgatggaaataaaactgaatttctgAATCggacaatttataatttttgttattacagaaatttctttggttaaacaaaaattatcttgGCCACTCAGGGGAAAAATAGGTTTGCTATTTTAGtgaggataattttatttttagttcagatcttttgatatttgtaataacaaataaggaaaagcaaataaaacataCTTGTTTTCCTCatcgtaattattttaatttatttaatctctatAAATTAGGATACTTTTGTAACATAaactataaatattcttttgaattttacttttttatataaatcaactAATATTctctgtatattaatttttatggaaatttatttataagcttGAAGTTTTGATTTTGATCAATGAAAAACTGCTAACTTTTTGAGCAGTCagtatttcaagtatttaaattttaaattgcatttaagaaGATTTTCATATAGAATGTGTCCATGAGTTTTGAAATGGTGCAGTTTTCTTAAATGCTTCCTATGATAAAGTACAATTTCAAAACGGTATTTGGAAGAATAATGACAAATTTTCTTTGTTAAGGCAAAATGTATATAGTAGAGTTTTCTCCAGGCGGGGTGCATCAGTACGCTCTCGATATCAGTCTGCTTATTTGGATAGTTCTGGACCTGTGCCAAGTGCTCCGACGGCAGATGAAACTCTTCCCACATATGACACAGCTTTGTCCTTAAAAGTAAGAAGCtgtttattatgtataattttaaatatcgaattaatttgatattagttGCTTTCTTTTGTGTTTAACGtatctgaataaatattatttcttaatatagtGGCTTTTGAAAGCTTTTAGcagtatttgttttaaaatgtttgccaTTTAAATTGAAACCAACGCTTCAGTTTAACTACTTAACTGTTATGTTTTCTTTACTTTGAAATTGACACCGCTTATATGTGCtgtcgttttattatttttgaaaatttattgaatacttgagatattaataaattctatacaattttttcatttttataatatctctaaatgacttaattttaacttataattttaaaggtGTAATAATTCGATGCACATACTTTGTATACAAGTCAATTGTGTTGCCAGCGTTCCTGGATAATAATGTTTTGGAATTTTCTGAtattgaattatatgaaaaataggTAGAGTTTCAACCTGTAGaatgtatttttgtaaatgcatcagcaaatttttttttgttttgctatttatttatgtaattttttttttatattggagtGCCATCTCAAAACCTAGTGACATATGTGAAATATAGTAAATGCCGCTAAGCatcggtatttttttttacatcactaatttttttgtttcgaaaatttgaactttaagaATATTAACTTGCGACATTTTTTGGGATTATATGGTAACACATATGCCTATTGTGTTATACCTTTTTGAAGTGTTCTTTTCATTTTGCTCTCGTTTCACCTaggtttttttactttatatgacTGTGTTTTGAACACAaacaaataaagcatattttttatgtaaactttTGACGTCGAttacattttactaaaatatgttggcattattttattaaaagaatgtagtgaaatcatgtttttctttgcatttatttcaaGTTGGCTATTTTTTAGACATGGGGCCTTATTTTAACAGTTGCAGTGATTTCTTCGAATATATAATTAGACATGTAGAAATCAAAATTAGTTGAAATAACATTCATAGCTTGATAGTTTTTTGTTAACTAATATATATGAACCTTATCTTATTTGGTATtggtaaaaacatatttattgttattctcCCAAATAAGAAACTTATATTGTCAcatagatactttagtgtggaacgcaatgacacacacaagaagtaaagctaaaccaatttattaacagaactcagaactgagaatactgtgactgacaaatcttctgcttatATATTAGCAGGGAaggttccagaatacttttctggagacaataagaaaagtccagaacacttgtctggtaaactaaagaaatgtccagtatcttctgaaacatgaaataaatgaaaacataaaatcaagggattaaatatttacatatactattaatcgcattgtctctagcgggattcgaacgtaaggtctcttgattatgagaccagtgccatgaccattcggccatggagaatCGACTGTTTTTCTTCAATGTGGCATTGCTCCCTCCTTAAAGAACAGCGTCTCGATGTTATGACATTTCATTGTGTGGCTCTAGTTCTTGATAGAGTTACAGGGCCAGTATAAGTTGTGTCTTCACGCGGAGTAGTTTCTTGAGAAATGTCTCTTTTCGGAATCtccataattttataagaatgttgGTCGTCTTGCTCTTCTAGGTAATGGTATGGTTCCATGCGTAAAACGTGGACAACTTCCTTCGGTTTCCGCCTTCTAGAATTAGGATTGAAATCGGCTACTTCATAGGTGACGTCGGACAATCGCCTCAAAACTTGATAATAGCCGAAGTACCTCTTGAGGAGCTTCTCGGAAAGCCCTTTTTTACGAACTGGAATAAAAATCCATACCAAATCCCCTGGTTCGTATGCCACCATCCGATGTTTGGAGTTATAATGCCGGCGATCTTTCAGCTGAGCCTCGAGAGTTCGTGCACGAGCTAATTGCCTCGATTCTTCTGCCTTATTGATCAGATGA encodes the following:
- the LOC129958662 gene encoding uncharacterized protein LOC129958662 isoform X1, coding for MVTSVLLILLLLFNLISEGRNHVGQPCNKIFRICLSSNSYCDEKNICRCKPEYPVNISLHSCKRGKQYSEKCDYSEECYYYDPNSYCSQLPYRSICECHTGFIYNEVTRICESVGKEPPKTSNLVFPTAIGGTLAFASIIFFCLVAWQVCKRQNVYSRVFSRRGASVRSRYQSAYLDSSGPVPSAPTADETLPTYDTALSLKISEDCEPPPSYEEVIGQAEEAQTATSKA
- the LOC129958662 gene encoding uncharacterized protein LOC129958662 isoform X2; translation: MVTSVLLILLLLFNLISEGRNHVGQPCNKIFRICLSSNSYCDEKNICRCKPEYPVNISLHSCKRGKQYSEKCDYSEECYYYDPNSYCSQLPYRSICECHTGFIYNEVTRICESVGKEPPKTSNLVFPTAIGGTLAFASIIFFCLVAWQVCKRRGASVRSRYQSAYLDSSGPVPSAPTADETLPTYDTALSLKISEDCEPPPSYEEVIGQAEEAQTATSKA